A single window of Candidatus Aminicenantes bacterium DNA harbors:
- a CDS encoding OmpA family protein, which translates to MKKRSLMLIGAMLFLLGASLAAEQKDNPKCKDHPLFTRMPGSWLYNCDQKQFDSHDFIVAKGKKETVEGQLWKITYYPQNDLPSKPSELQIQRNFENAVQKLGGTVVWSEKGIDTYKIIKDGKEIWVQLWAEFTGKYGLTIVQKQGMAQDIVANAEAFANDINASGHAAVYGIFFDSGKSLIKPESAQAIGEIAKLLKSDPGLKLFVVGHTDNQGTVDGNIKLSQDRAEAVLKALVSEHGIAAARLRSYGCGQFSPVAANDSEEGRAKNRRVELVKQ; encoded by the coding sequence ATGAAAAAAAGATCACTGATGCTCATTGGCGCCATGCTGTTCCTGCTGGGTGCCAGCCTGGCCGCAGAGCAAAAGGACAATCCCAAGTGCAAGGACCATCCCCTGTTCACGAGGATGCCGGGCAGCTGGCTCTATAACTGCGACCAGAAGCAGTTCGACAGCCACGATTTCATAGTTGCCAAGGGGAAGAAGGAGACGGTGGAAGGGCAGCTGTGGAAAATCACCTACTACCCGCAGAACGATCTCCCCTCGAAGCCGAGCGAGCTGCAGATCCAGCGCAACTTCGAGAACGCCGTTCAGAAGCTGGGCGGTACAGTCGTCTGGAGCGAGAAGGGCATTGACACGTACAAGATCATCAAGGACGGCAAGGAGATCTGGGTCCAGCTGTGGGCGGAGTTCACCGGCAAGTACGGGCTGACCATCGTGCAGAAGCAGGGCATGGCCCAGGATATCGTCGCCAACGCCGAGGCCTTCGCCAACGACATCAACGCCAGCGGCCACGCCGCGGTCTACGGCATCTTTTTCGATTCCGGCAAGTCGCTGATTAAGCCCGAGTCGGCCCAGGCCATCGGCGAGATCGCCAAGCTCCTGAAGAGCGACCCGGGACTGAAGCTCTTCGTGGTCGGCCATACCGACAACCAGGGAACCGTCGACGGCAACATCAAGCTGTCCCAGGACCGCGCCGAGGCCGTCCTAAAGGCGCTGGTCAGCGAGCACGGCATCGCCGCGGCGCGGCTGCGCTCATACGGCTGCGGCCAGTTCTCCCCCGTCGCCGCCAACGACAGCGAGGAGGGGCGCGCCAAGAACCGCCGCGTCGAGCTGGTCAAGCAGTAA
- the eno gene encoding phosphopyruvate hydratase, whose amino-acid sequence MGKAIKKVFGREILDSRGNPTVEAEVTLADGSFGRAATPSGASTGVHEACELRDEDKKRYLGKGVLKAVGHVNGEIAAALKGKDAFDQEKIDRIMIDLDGSENKGRLGANAILAVSLAVARAAAASAGLPLYAYLGGKKANLLPVPCFNIMNGGAHANWQGTDLQEFMIAPVGAPSFREALRWGAETYHALKKVLKDAGYSTGVGDEGGFAPALKTNAEAVELILKAIAAAGYKPGEHIAIALDPASSAFYEDGFYNLRTEKRKIDSEQMVAMWADWTKKYPIVVLEDGLAEDDWEGWKLLNMDIGVRVELVGDDLFVTNVTRIERGIAENAANAVLIKLNQIGTLTETKAAITMARGAGWGAMVSHRSGETVDSFIADLTVAMATGHLKTGAPCRGERVEKYNQLLRIEEELGSAAVYAGRKAFVR is encoded by the coding sequence ATGGGCAAAGCGATCAAAAAGGTTTTCGGCAGGGAGATACTCGACTCGCGCGGCAACCCGACCGTGGAAGCGGAGGTGACACTGGCCGACGGATCGTTCGGCCGCGCCGCCACGCCGTCGGGCGCCTCCACCGGCGTCCACGAAGCGTGCGAATTGCGCGACGAGGACAAGAAGCGCTACCTGGGCAAGGGGGTGCTGAAAGCGGTCGGACATGTCAACGGCGAGATCGCCGCCGCCCTCAAGGGAAAGGATGCCTTCGACCAGGAAAAGATAGACCGGATCATGATTGACCTGGATGGCAGCGAAAACAAGGGCCGCCTCGGCGCCAATGCCATCCTGGCAGTCAGCCTGGCCGTTGCCCGCGCCGCCGCCGCCAGCGCCGGGCTTCCCCTGTACGCTTATCTGGGCGGCAAAAAAGCCAACCTCCTGCCCGTCCCGTGCTTCAACATCATGAACGGCGGCGCCCACGCCAACTGGCAGGGGACCGACCTGCAGGAGTTCATGATCGCCCCGGTCGGAGCCCCAAGCTTCCGCGAGGCCCTGCGCTGGGGGGCCGAGACCTACCATGCCTTGAAGAAAGTGTTGAAGGACGCCGGCTATTCGACCGGTGTCGGCGACGAGGGCGGCTTCGCGCCGGCGCTGAAAACAAATGCCGAGGCGGTGGAACTGATCCTCAAGGCGATCGCCGCCGCCGGCTATAAGCCCGGCGAGCATATCGCCATCGCCCTCGATCCCGCCTCCAGCGCCTTTTACGAGGACGGGTTTTACAATCTGCGCACTGAAAAGCGCAAGATCGACTCGGAGCAGATGGTGGCCATGTGGGCCGATTGGACGAAAAAATATCCCATAGTCGTTCTTGAAGACGGACTGGCCGAGGACGACTGGGAAGGATGGAAGCTTCTCAATATGGATATCGGCGTCCGGGTCGAGCTGGTCGGCGACGACCTCTTCGTGACCAACGTCACGCGCATCGAGCGCGGCATCGCAGAGAACGCGGCCAATGCCGTGCTGATCAAGCTCAACCAGATCGGCACGCTGACCGAGACGAAGGCGGCGATCACCATGGCGCGCGGCGCCGGCTGGGGGGCGATGGTTTCGCACCGCAGCGGCGAGACGGTCGACAGCTTCATCGCCGACCTCACCGTGGCCATGGCCACCGGCCACCTGAAAACGGGCGCTCCCTGCCGCGGCGAGCGGGTGGAGAAGTACAACCAACTGCTGCGCATTGAGGAAGAGCTGGGCTCAGCTGCCGTTTATGCCGGACGCAAGGCTTTCGTTCGTTGA
- a CDS encoding MFS transporter has product MPSGSEIVSRNLWKILALRFLGDFLPIAPVLILYYTANGLNSTQIFTIQAAFHLVVLLLEVPSGYLADVVGRRKTLILGAIFFPLGMGVYAVGRSFAAFVCAEAVLAVSISMRSGCDSALLFDSLRQLKREGEYKRYEGRNALFARTGTAVSSVAGGLLAAVFLRLPFLVNIGSALFMPPLTVALAEPEREKRRSHEPLRDILRICRFCLREPHIRPVVLFAGLIMACNLTGVWAYFLLYQGLGIGIGWFGVLFAAFQLAGALGGGWAHAFSERFGARAALLLALFSPLCFVLLGLFPSIWLLALVPANALLWNLAYPVLLERLNLAVGSDVRATVLSLASMAGSVMFIVISPLFGRLVNAFSLSAAFIALGALFLLAGAPLVAAILRHWREGQSI; this is encoded by the coding sequence GTGCCAAGCGGATCCGAAATAGTCAGCCGCAACCTGTGGAAGATCCTCGCCCTGAGATTCCTGGGGGACTTCCTCCCCATTGCGCCGGTGCTGATCCTTTATTACACGGCAAACGGTTTGAATTCCACCCAGATTTTCACCATCCAGGCCGCCTTCCACCTGGTCGTCCTCCTCTTGGAAGTCCCTTCGGGCTACCTGGCCGACGTGGTCGGCCGCAGGAAAACGCTGATCCTGGGGGCGATTTTCTTCCCCCTTGGCATGGGCGTATATGCCGTCGGCCGAAGCTTTGCCGCCTTCGTCTGCGCCGAGGCCGTATTGGCTGTGAGCATCAGCATGCGCTCGGGCTGCGACTCGGCTCTGCTCTTCGATTCGCTGCGCCAGCTCAAGCGCGAGGGGGAATACAAGCGCTACGAAGGGCGGAATGCCCTTTTCGCCCGGACTGGCACCGCCGTCTCGTCGGTAGCCGGCGGGCTGCTGGCCGCGGTCTTCCTGCGCCTGCCCTTCCTGGTCAACATCGGTTCGGCCCTGTTCATGCCGCCGCTTACCGTTGCCCTGGCCGAGCCTGAGCGGGAGAAGCGCCGCTCGCATGAGCCGCTGCGGGATATCCTGCGCATCTGCCGCTTCTGCCTGAGGGAGCCCCATATCCGGCCGGTGGTGCTGTTCGCCGGCCTGATCATGGCCTGCAACCTGACCGGCGTCTGGGCCTATTTTCTCCTTTACCAGGGCCTGGGCATCGGCATCGGCTGGTTCGGCGTCCTGTTCGCGGCGTTCCAACTGGCCGGCGCCCTGGGCGGCGGCTGGGCGCATGCCTTCAGCGAGCGTTTCGGGGCCAGGGCCGCCCTGCTCCTGGCGCTGTTCAGCCCGCTGTGCTTTGTCCTGCTCGGTCTGTTCCCGAGCATCTGGCTCCTGGCGCTGGTGCCGGCCAACGCCCTGCTCTGGAACCTGGCCTACCCGGTGCTGCTCGAGCGGCTCAACCTGGCCGTCGGCTCCGATGTCCGGGCCACCGTCCTCTCCCTGGCCTCGATGGCCGGGAGCGTGATGTTCATCGTCATCTCGCCGCTCTTCGGCCGCCTGGTTAACGCCTTCTCCCTCTCAGCCGCTTTTATCGCGCTTGGCGCCCTTTTCCTCCTGGCTGGAGCGCCCTTGGTGGCCGCCATCCTGCGCCACTGGCGGGAAGGACAGTCCATCTGA
- a CDS encoding VIT domain-containing protein translates to MRKQISFMSFLVFLGLLVIGIPTVIAAQGAVPALVSIDNDKPEPLFLAGLAVDVRILGVVAETRMTMTFSNPYDRQLAGDLYFPLPEGATVSGYALDINGVMIDGVVVEKDKGRQVFESLTRVRIDPGLVEWVKGNNFKTRVFPIPAHGSRTIMVRYLSELFPRGRAMFYQLPLRFSQKIKEFSLRVEVANGDEEPKVRSGEIGAFAFKKWRQNFVAETKLSDSSLPQDLVIEIPDATKPRVVVEKNPEGEYYFLVSAFPESSVAAARNAAVVPGQVTIFWDASGSRGKGDHQREFEFLKTYFAGFPGARIALELILFRSECEKPQKFWIENGNVEKLLSILAKVEYDGGTTTGCLAPAASGSKPDQYLLFSDGIANFGEEEPAAFDAPLYVFSGDSQANHPFLHHLAEKNNGRYFNLAQVRTTDAAQAVGRPLLRFSGSEADESHIRDTYPRSARAAGPRFVLVGRLLAEEGSIVLNFGREGGAGKKIPYRIYRANAVEGELLQTFWAQKKIEELMIFSRRNNKELIETGKAYGLVTPGTSLIVLDNLEQYVEHRIMPPKSLPDMRRQYLVRIEQIDSGRKRLEEDRFEKILSLWSNRSDWWKTDFSKLPEPKQKPPAAVQTIPVNSAPPARQAPPARRRTVPTASSAQLDPRSNAGILGKIVLEDGSPIPGVTISLKDPHGAQTAVVSDEEGKFWYRHVPAGVYELKAELEGFRTVHYENLRLPAGKTIAVTIPMELGAIREEVTIAARVAPVDVRSTAVAANVEDEYEADGVDGGVEGGVEGGVVAGVMGGVEGASQAEPAVPGKGGSEPAIAILAWDPQAPYIQALKAAADGEQYAVYMEQRKQYGASPGFYLDCTDFFFAHKKAGLGLRVLSNIAELELENGALLRVLGHRLQQLEYLESSAWVFAEVLRLRPEEPQSYRDLALVLATQKKYERAIELLNHIVMGQWDRFNEIELIALEEMNNIIEKARAAGVTEFKVSPRLITPMDLDIRVVMTWDADMTDIDLWVTEPTEEKAFYSHNRTSIGGLVSRDFTDGYGPEEYLIRKAKHGVYKIQANYYGSRSSSMLGPVTVQIDVFTNWGRANEKKKSLTLRLSESKEVATIGEIEF, encoded by the coding sequence ATGAGAAAACAAATTTCATTCATGTCCTTTCTGGTGTTCCTAGGATTGCTTGTTATCGGCATCCCTACCGTCATTGCGGCCCAGGGGGCTGTCCCGGCGCTGGTGTCCATTGACAACGACAAGCCTGAGCCCCTCTTTCTTGCCGGGCTGGCCGTGGATGTCAGGATCCTCGGGGTGGTGGCTGAAACGCGGATGACGATGACCTTCAGCAATCCATACGACCGGCAGTTGGCTGGCGACCTGTATTTCCCACTGCCCGAGGGGGCGACCGTGAGCGGCTACGCCCTGGACATCAACGGCGTGATGATCGACGGCGTGGTCGTGGAAAAGGACAAGGGCCGGCAGGTATTCGAATCCCTGACCCGCGTGCGCATTGATCCCGGGCTGGTGGAGTGGGTGAAGGGCAACAACTTCAAGACCCGCGTCTTTCCCATCCCGGCCCATGGGAGCCGCACCATCATGGTCCGCTACCTCAGCGAGTTGTTCCCCAGGGGACGGGCCATGTTCTACCAGCTGCCGCTCCGTTTCAGCCAAAAGATAAAAGAGTTTTCCCTGCGGGTAGAAGTTGCCAACGGCGATGAGGAACCGAAAGTCCGTTCCGGGGAAATTGGTGCTTTCGCCTTCAAGAAATGGCGGCAAAATTTTGTCGCTGAAACAAAACTCAGCGATTCCTCCCTGCCTCAGGACCTGGTCATCGAGATCCCCGATGCCACGAAGCCGCGCGTGGTCGTGGAGAAAAACCCTGAGGGAGAATACTATTTCCTGGTCAGCGCTTTCCCCGAAAGCAGCGTGGCAGCAGCGCGGAACGCGGCCGTCGTCCCCGGACAGGTCACCATTTTCTGGGACGCGTCGGGCTCCCGCGGCAAGGGCGATCATCAGCGGGAATTCGAGTTCTTAAAAACTTATTTTGCCGGATTTCCTGGGGCGAGGATCGCCCTGGAATTGATCCTTTTCCGCTCCGAGTGCGAAAAGCCGCAGAAATTCTGGATTGAAAACGGCAATGTTGAGAAACTTCTGTCTATCCTTGCCAAAGTCGAATACGACGGCGGCACGACAACCGGATGCCTAGCCCCGGCGGCATCCGGATCAAAACCGGACCAATACCTGCTTTTCAGCGATGGGATCGCCAATTTCGGAGAAGAAGAACCGGCCGCATTCGACGCTCCGCTCTATGTCTTTTCCGGCGACAGCCAGGCCAACCATCCTTTTTTGCACCACCTGGCTGAAAAAAACAACGGCCGCTACTTCAACCTGGCGCAAGTGAGAACAACCGACGCGGCGCAGGCCGTCGGCCGGCCGCTGTTACGCTTTAGCGGGAGCGAAGCCGATGAAAGCCATATCCGCGACACCTATCCGCGCAGCGCGCGGGCAGCCGGTCCAAGGTTCGTCCTGGTCGGCAGGCTCCTTGCTGAAGAAGGGAGCATTGTCCTGAATTTTGGGCGCGAAGGAGGTGCGGGCAAAAAAATACCATACAGGATTTACCGCGCCAACGCCGTTGAAGGCGAGCTGCTGCAAACCTTCTGGGCCCAGAAAAAGATCGAAGAGCTCATGATATTTTCCCGGCGCAACAATAAGGAACTCATCGAGACGGGGAAGGCGTACGGCCTGGTGACTCCCGGAACGTCCCTGATCGTCCTTGACAACCTAGAGCAATACGTCGAGCACCGGATCATGCCGCCCAAATCGCTTCCCGATATGCGCCGTCAGTACCTCGTGCGCATCGAGCAAATAGATTCAGGCCGCAAACGTCTGGAAGAGGACAGATTTGAAAAAATACTCTCCCTCTGGTCGAACCGCAGCGACTGGTGGAAAACCGATTTTTCCAAGCTCCCCGAGCCGAAGCAAAAGCCGCCGGCTGCCGTCCAGACCATTCCGGTCAATTCTGCGCCTCCAGCCAGGCAAGCACCTCCGGCCCGGCGCCGGACCGTTCCGACCGCCTCTTCAGCTCAGTTGGACCCCAGGAGCAATGCCGGGATCCTGGGAAAAATAGTTTTGGAAGACGGTTCGCCGATTCCCGGGGTAACCATTTCCTTGAAAGATCCGCATGGCGCGCAGACAGCCGTCGTTTCGGATGAGGAGGGGAAGTTCTGGTATCGGCATGTCCCTGCCGGAGTATATGAGTTGAAAGCGGAACTGGAAGGGTTCCGCACCGTTCATTACGAGAACCTGCGCCTGCCGGCGGGAAAAACCATAGCGGTGACCATCCCCATGGAACTGGGAGCAATACGTGAGGAAGTGACCATCGCTGCCCGTGTTGCTCCCGTTGACGTGAGGTCGACGGCCGTTGCCGCAAATGTCGAGGACGAGTACGAGGCGGATGGAGTGGATGGCGGCGTTGAAGGGGGCGTTGAAGGAGGGGTGGTCGCTGGCGTCATGGGCGGGGTGGAAGGAGCGTCCCAGGCTGAGCCCGCCGTCCCTGGCAAGGGAGGATCGGAGCCGGCGATCGCCATCCTGGCCTGGGACCCGCAAGCGCCCTATATCCAGGCCCTGAAAGCTGCTGCCGATGGTGAACAATACGCCGTCTACATGGAGCAAAGGAAGCAGTATGGGGCTTCCCCAGGCTTTTACCTGGACTGCACCGATTTTTTCTTTGCGCATAAAAAGGCCGGCTTGGGCTTGCGGGTGTTGTCCAATATCGCCGAACTCGAGCTGGAAAACGGTGCCCTGCTGCGTGTCCTGGGCCACCGCCTGCAACAATTGGAATACCTGGAATCGAGCGCCTGGGTCTTTGCCGAGGTCCTGCGCTTGCGGCCCGAAGAGCCGCAATCGTATCGCGACCTGGCCTTGGTGCTGGCGACGCAGAAAAAATACGAGCGGGCCATCGAGCTTCTCAATCACATCGTGATGGGCCAATGGGACCGGTTTAACGAGATCGAACTGATCGCGCTGGAGGAAATGAACAACATCATCGAAAAAGCCAGGGCTGCCGGGGTCACTGAATTCAAGGTCTCACCGAGGTTGATCACACCCATGGACCTCGATATCCGCGTTGTCATGACCTGGGACGCCGATATGACCGACATCGACCTGTGGGTGACCGAGCCCACTGAGGAAAAGGCCTTCTACAGCCACAACCGTACATCGATCGGCGGGCTGGTCTCCCGGGATTTTACCGACGGCTACGGCCCGGAAGAGTATCTTATCCGCAAGGCCAAGCACGGTGTCTACAAGATCCAAGCCAATTACTATGGGAGCAGATCGAGCAGCATGCTCGGCCCGGTTACCGTGCAGATCGATGTCTTCACCAACTGGGGCCGCGCCAATGAAAAGAAAAAATCCCTGACCCTGCGCCTGTCCGAGAGCAAGGAGGTCGCCACCATCGGCGAGATCGAGTTCTGA
- a CDS encoding phenylalanine--tRNA ligase beta subunit-related protein — MKDLNYSIAGAVFAKFPEYLRGVVWACQVRNGATPPELLQLLRNEEARARERLKLETLTLEPRLASWREAFRELGYKPGDFRPSIEALLRRVLHGQDLPVINALVDIGNLVSLRHLLPVGGHAIDVLRRDIELRPASGAEEFIPFGSQAVEHPQPGEYIFTEGDRVLTRRWIWRQANHTLTLPETTAIEFNIDALPPVTEADVAAAGKDVMDLVEYHCGGRMRFAILSRRNPQLQLNEGV; from the coding sequence ATGAAAGATCTGAATTATTCGATCGCCGGTGCGGTGTTCGCCAAATTTCCCGAATATTTGCGCGGCGTGGTCTGGGCCTGCCAGGTCCGCAACGGCGCCACTCCGCCCGAGCTGCTCCAGTTACTGCGAAACGAGGAAGCGCGGGCGCGGGAGCGGCTGAAGCTGGAGACCCTGACCCTTGAGCCGCGCCTGGCCTCGTGGCGCGAGGCCTTCCGCGAACTCGGTTACAAGCCCGGCGATTTCCGGCCGTCGATCGAGGCGCTGCTGCGCCGGGTGCTGCACGGCCAGGACCTGCCTGTGATCAATGCGTTGGTTGATATCGGCAACCTCGTCTCCCTGCGCCACCTGCTTCCGGTCGGCGGCCACGCCATCGACGTGCTCAGGCGCGACATCGAGCTGCGCCCCGCATCCGGCGCCGAGGAGTTCATCCCTTTCGGTTCGCAAGCAGTCGAGCACCCGCAGCCCGGAGAGTATATTTTCACCGAAGGGGACAGGGTCCTGACCCGGCGCTGGATCTGGCGCCAGGCCAACCATACACTGACCCTGCCGGAAACGACGGCCATCGAGTTCAACATCGACGCCTTGCCGCCGGTGACGGAGGCAGATGTGGCAGCGGCAGGAAAAGACGTTATGGACCTGGTCGAATATCATTGCGGCGGCCGCATGCGCTTCGCAATTCTCAGCCGCCGGAACCCGCAGCTGCAACTGAACGAAGGAGTGTGA
- a CDS encoding pirin family protein codes for MKTIRKIKTVQAGVPTLEGAGVRLKRMFGFEKVPGLDPFLLLDDFGSKDPGDYIAGFPWHPHRGIKTITYVLKGEIDHGDSMGNQGVIGPGDVQWMTAGSGVIHQEMPRENRRTGLQGFFDPGKKKAAGAGKLVTFGDGDGVEIRAGKAGARFLLVSGKPLRKPVAWRGPIVMNTEEELRTAFAEYEAGTFLKHKAVMG; via the coding sequence ATGAAAACAATCAGAAAAATCAAAACGGTTCAGGCGGGCGTTCCTACTTTGGAAGGGGCCGGCGTACGGCTGAAGCGGATGTTCGGCTTCGAGAAAGTTCCCGGGCTCGATCCTTTCCTGCTACTGGACGATTTTGGCTCCAAGGATCCCGGGGATTATATCGCGGGTTTTCCCTGGCACCCGCACCGCGGCATCAAAACCATCACTTATGTGCTGAAAGGGGAGATCGACCACGGCGACAGCATGGGCAACCAGGGAGTGATCGGACCCGGCGATGTGCAATGGATGACGGCCGGCTCGGGGGTCATCCACCAGGAGATGCCGCGCGAGAACCGGCGGACCGGTCTGCAGGGGTTCTTTGACCCGGGGAAGAAAAAGGCAGCCGGGGCGGGAAAGCTGGTGACGTTCGGCGACGGCGACGGTGTGGAAATAAGAGCCGGCAAGGCTGGGGCGCGCTTCCTGCTCGTGTCGGGCAAGCCTCTGCGCAAACCGGTGGCTTGGCGCGGCCCCATCGTCATGAATACCGAGGAGGAGCTGCGCACCGCCTTCGCCGAGTACGAGGCCGGCACCTTCCTCAAGCACAAGGCCGTAATGGGCTGA
- a CDS encoding YncE family protein: MKKSFAEGILLLLAMIVLLFNPGPNASEKPVGYHLIKKTMLGGEGFWDYLALDKKTRTMYITHGTEVVLFQVDSGRKLESITGLQGVHGVAFAPKFGRGYISNGRADALTVFDLKTGEKSADVKTGANPDALLYDDFSGRLFSFNGRSADATVVNAADNSLAGTIALGGKPEFAQSDGNGTVFVNIEDTGEIAALDSRCLKVVRRWKLAPGQEPSGLTFDLKNRRLFSVCANNLLVVSDADSGAIIATAPIGSGCDGVRFDPATGLIFSSNGEGTMTVIRQLTPDSYAVVETVATARGARTLELDAQTHHIFLVTAEFAPAPAATAENPRPRPQVLPGTFQILEYGE, from the coding sequence ATGAAAAAATCTTTTGCTGAAGGAATTTTATTGTTGCTGGCAATGATTGTACTCCTATTCAACCCGGGGCCCAATGCCAGCGAGAAACCGGTTGGCTACCATCTGATTAAAAAAACCATGCTGGGCGGGGAAGGGTTCTGGGACTACCTGGCCCTGGATAAGAAAACGCGAACCATGTACATCACCCACGGCACGGAAGTCGTTCTCTTCCAGGTCGATTCCGGCCGGAAACTGGAATCGATCACCGGATTGCAGGGGGTGCACGGGGTGGCCTTCGCCCCCAAATTCGGCCGCGGCTACATCAGCAACGGCCGGGCCGATGCATTGACCGTTTTCGATCTAAAGACGGGGGAAAAGTCGGCTGACGTCAAGACCGGCGCCAACCCCGATGCGCTCCTTTACGACGACTTCAGCGGCCGCCTGTTCTCCTTCAACGGCCGCAGCGCCGACGCCACGGTGGTGAACGCGGCCGACAACAGCTTGGCCGGCACGATCGCCCTGGGCGGAAAACCCGAGTTCGCCCAAAGCGACGGCAACGGCACCGTTTTCGTCAATATCGAGGACACCGGCGAGATCGCGGCCCTCGACAGCCGGTGCCTCAAGGTCGTTCGCCGCTGGAAGCTGGCCCCTGGCCAGGAGCCGAGCGGCCTGACCTTTGACCTGAAGAACCGGCGCCTGTTTTCCGTTTGCGCCAACAACCTGCTGGTGGTCTCCGACGCCGACAGCGGCGCCATCATCGCGACGGCGCCCATCGGCTCAGGCTGCGACGGCGTCCGTTTTGATCCGGCTACCGGCCTCATCTTCAGTTCCAACGGCGAGGGGACTATGACCGTCATCCGCCAGCTGACGCCCGACTCGTACGCCGTCGTGGAAACAGTGGCCACCGCCCGCGGTGCGCGCACCCTGGAGCTCGATGCGCAGACCCATCACATTTTTTTGGTGACAGCCGAATTCGCCCCCGCTCCGGCGGCGACGGCGGAGAATCCCCGCCCGCGGCCGCAGGTGCTGCCCGGAACCTTCCAAATCCTTGAGTACGGGGAATGA